The Phaeacidiphilus oryzae TH49 region CGGAGCAGACGCAGCAGCCGATGATGTAGACGCTGATCCAGGTGCTCGAACCGGTGCCGTCCAGGATCGCCACCGCGATCAGCGGCGCCGGTCCGCCCGCGATCACCGAGGCCAGCTGGTAGCCGAGACCGGCACCGCTGTAGCGGACGTTGGCCCCGAAGCCCTCCGCGATCAGCGCCGCCTGCGGCCCGTACTGGATGTCGTGGAAGATCAGCGAGACCACGATGGCGAGCAGCGCCATCCCGGTCTTCTGGGTGTCCAGGAGGCCGAAGTACGGGAAGGTGAAGAGCGCGGTGCAGAGGATGCCGATCCCGTAGATCAGCCGGCGCCCGAACCGGTCCGAGAGGTAGCCGCAGAACGGCACCGTGAAGAGGCCGACGGCGGCCGCCACCAGGGTGTCGTTGAGCAGCTGGTTGCGGCTGTAGGCGAGGTGCTCGGTGCCGTAGGTGAGGACGAAGGTGATGAAGATGTAGAACGGCGCCTGCTCCGACATCCGGACGAAGGCGGCGGTGAGGATCTCCCGCGGCTGACGCCGGATCACCTCCCACAGCGGCTGGCGGACGACCGTGCGCTCCTCCTTGAGCCGGTCGAAGGCGGGGCTCTCCAGCACCCGCAGCCGGACGTAGAGGCCGATCGCCACCAGTACCACACTGGCCAGGAACGGGATCCGCCAGCCCCAGTGGACGAAGTTCCCGCCGGTGGCCGAGGACATCCAGCGGACCATCGCGGTGGACACCAGCAGGCCGATGGGGACCCCGAGTTGGGGCCAGCTCGCCATCAGCCCCCGCCGGCCGCTCTTGCCCCATTCCATGGAGAGGAGCACCGAGCCGCCCCACTCGCCGCCCACGCCGAGCCCCTGCACGATCCGCAGCACCACCAGCAGGATCGGGGCGCCCAGGCCGATCGAGTCGTAGCCGGGCAGCACCCCCATCAGCGCGGTGCCCAGGCCCATCAGCAGCAGGGTGATGATCAGTGTGGACTTCCGGCCGACCCGGTCGCCGAAGTGCCCGAACACCGCGGCACCGAGGGGCCGGGCGGCGAAGCCCACGAACTGGGTGGCGAAGGAGGCGAGGACGCCGGTGTACTGCGCGTGCGAGGGAAAGAAGACGTGCGGGAAGACCAGTGCCGCGGCGGTGCCGTAAAGGAAGAAGTCGTACCACTCGATCGCGGTGCCGACGGTGCTCGCGACCGCTGCGCGCCGACGGTGTCCGGACGCTTGCGGGGGTGACTGCTCGGACATGGTGGAGGATCCCCTATCGACAGGATGGACCACTGAGCCTCTTCGGGTCGTCCGAGAGAGTGATGTGCATCACAGCCGCTGTCAAGGGTCCGCACAGCGGGACGGCGCCGCCGAGGCCGAGTCGTGATCTGCTGTCGTCCCATGATGCGGGACGAACTGTCTCTCATCTTGAAATGCCCCTGCTCTGACGGTAGTCAAGAGGGGTGCCAGGGCGCGGTCATGGGGACGGCGCGCACATCGGGAGGGGGAGGTCTGCGATGACCGGGTCCGATCCGGCGGGTCCGCGGGACATCGGGCGGAGGCGCTGGCTGATGCTCGCCCTCGGCCTCGCCTCACAGGCCGCGGCCTGCGTGTTCATCTACGGAGTGCCGTATCTGGTACCGGAGTTGCGGGCGGCCGAGCGGCTCTCCCTGGCCCAGTCCGGCACGGTGGTCGCGGCCCCGACGGTCGGGCTGGTGGTCGCCCTGATCGCCTGGGGCGCGGCGGCCGACCGGTACGGCGAGCGGGTGGTGCTGACCGCCGGACTCGGGCTGGCGACGGCGGCGCTGCTGGCCGGCCTGGCGGTGCACGGGGCCGTCCTGCTGTGGGTGGTCTTCTTCCTGGCCGGCGCGGCCGGGGCGTGCGTCTCCGCGGCCAGCGGGCGGGTGGTGATGGGCTGGTTCTCGGCCCGGGAACGCGGGCTGGCGATGGGCATCCGGCAGACCGCCACCCCGCTGGGGATGGGCGTCGCCGCCGTCGCCGTACCGCCGCTGGCGGCCGGGCACGGGGTGCACGGGGCGCTGCTCTTCACCGCCGTGCTGACCGCGGCGGTGACGGTGGCCGTCGGGCTGTGGGTGGTCGACCCGCCGCGGGCGGCGGAGCGGGGGCGGGCGGCCGAGGCGCCCAGGCCCGCCTCCCCCTACCGGAGCACCCCGGCGCTGTGGCGGATCCACGGGTCCAGCGCGCTGCTGGTCTGGCCGCAGTTCACGGTCAGCGCCTTCGGGCTGGTCTACCTGGTCGACGTGGAGCACTGGGACGCGGCCGGCGCGGGCCGGCTGATGGCGGTCGGCCAACTGCTGGGCGCGCTGGGGCGGATCGCGGTGGGCAGGTGGTCCGACCGGGTCGGCAGCCGGCTGCGGCCGATCCGCCGGCTGGCCGTGGCCAACGCGGTGCTGATGGCCGGGCTCGCGGTGTCCGGGCTCGGGCCGTCCTGGCTGTCCATCGGGCTGCTGGTGGCCGCCTGCGGGCTGACCGCCGGGACCAACGGGCTGGCCTTCACCTCCACCGCCGAGCTGGCCGGTCCGGAGTGGGCGGGGCGGGCGCTCGGGGTCCAGAACACCGGCCAGAACCTGACCGCCTCGCTGACGCCGCCGCTGGCCGGCGAGCTGATCGGTGCCGCCGGGTATCCGCCGGCCTTCGCCCTGGCGGCGGTGTTCGCGGCGGCCGCCGCCTTCGTCACCCCGTCCGACCGCGGGCTGCGGCCCGGTTACGGCAGGGTGAGCTGCCAGGAGACGCCGAAGCGGTCGTTCACCCAGCCGAACCTGCGGCTGAAGCCGTAGGAGCCGATCGGCATCAGCGCCTGGCCGCCCTCGGAGAGGGCCGCGTACAGCCGGTCGATCTCGGCCTCGTCGGCGCACTCGACCCAGAGCGACATCGACGGGGTGAAGCCGAACTCGTGGTGGACGTGGCTGTCGATGGCCATGAACCGCTGGCCGGCGAGGGCGAAGACGGCATGCAGCACGCTGCCCTCGGGGCCGGGTCCCTCGGCGCCGTAGCGGGTGATGTCGATCATCTCGGCGTCCTCGAAGAGCGACAGGTAGAAGGTCATCGCCTCCTCCGCCCTGCCCTCGAACATCAGGAAGGTGGTGATCTTCTGCGCTGGTGCGGCGGCCATCCTGCGGGTGCTCCCTCGGTCCTCGTCCCTGGTGGAGTGCTCCGCCCGAGGTTAGACCGCCCGCGCCGCCGTCCGGGCGCCGACGCACTGCGGCCCCTGCCGTCGGGGGGATTGCCGGCAGGGGCCGCAGCTGGTGCGTGATCGGTGTCTGGTACCCGATTGCTCCTTCTGCCAGTGTGCGCCCTCGGGACGCATGTGCGCAGGGAAAGTCACGAAAAGGTCTCGACGCACTGCGGCGGAGGCTCACTCGGGCTGCGGTCCGCCGGGCGGGTGGCCGGTGTCGAGGAGGCGGTCGATCTCGTTCTGGTCCACGCCGGCCTGCAGCAGGCGGGCGGACAGGGCGCGGATCGTCCGCTCGTTGGTCTCCTGGCCGCGGTAGAGATGCTGGGCGGTCTCGAAGGTGTCGGCGGCCGCGACCTCCCGGCCTGCGGCGAGGACCTTGTCGACGAACGCCGCCGCGGCGGCCTGGTCCAGGTCCTCGGTGAGGGTCATCAGTTCGTTGGTGAAACGGACCTTGAGATGCGGGGTGGTCATCCTCCCAGAGGAGCGCATGACCGAGCCCCGCGCGACCCGAGCCGCGCCCGGTCGGCGGCGGGGCGCTCAGTCGCCGTTCGCCGGCGGGAGTTCGTCCATATGCTTCATGGCCTCCATGACCGCGTGGACGGTCAGCGAGGAGGCGGGGCCCACCGGGGAGAAGGTGTAGACGGTGCCGGAGGTGGCGAAGGCGAGGTCGATCTGGACGGTGTCGCCGGGCCGCGGGGTGCGCTTCAGATGGGTGAGGGCCAGGCGGGCCGCGGTGGCCCGGAGGGTGACCGTGGAGTGCGGCGGAATGGTCAGCCAGGGGCTGCCGCCGGTGCCCTGGACGGCGACCGCGGCGGCCCACGGGGTGGTGGCGTTGACCAGGCGGTCGGCCACACCGCCCTCGTTGCGGATGGTGACGTACGCGTAGGCCGGGGCGCCGGGGCGGGCCGGGGCGTCCAGATGGGCCTGGCTGAGCGAGATCACCGGGCGGGTGGCCGCGCTCGGCGGGGTCGCGACCGCCGAGGCGGAGGCGTCCGAGCCCGGCAGCCGTCCCCAGACGAGGAGGAGGACGGCGGCCAGGGCCAGCACCGGCGCCTGCCAGAGCAGGGCGCGCCGGGCCCGGCCCGCGCGGCGGCGGGCCGCCGCCCGCTCCAGCCGCTCGGCCTCCGCCTCCAGCTCGTCGAGGGAGAGGGCCGAGAGGTCGGTCCAGGCTGCCGAGTCGTCGGGGGACGGCCTGCGCATCAGCGGGTCACTCGCCCGAGCCGGACCAGTCGAAGTTCTTGAACGGCATCACCTTGCCGACGTTCAGCTGGATGTTCTCGTGCGAGGTGAGGGTGATGTCCGACGGGTTCCCGCTGATCTTCTTACCGTTCACATACGCCGTCACGGTGCCCTTGGCCGGCCCGACCTGGCTGCTGCTCAGCTGCTGGCCCCACACGCCGAAGAAGTCCCCGAGGGTGTACTTCTGCTCGTTCGGCGACTCGATGTGCAGCACGCCGGTCTCGTCGTGGGTGTGGAGGTAGTAGAACTTGGATCCGCCGCCCACGAAGTAGCTGCTGCCGTTGTTCTGGATCTGGTACGGCGGCACGATGCCCACGCCGTACGGCACCAGCCTCTGCTGGCCGTTGACGTAGATCTGCAGGTGGGCGTGGATGTGGTAGGCGGTCTGCTCCATGTTGTTGGAGCCGACCCGGCCGTCGATGGTCTGGCCGGTGGCCTCGTTCTGCGCGGTGGCCAGCAGCTGGCTGCTGACGTCGAAACTCTGCGCGCCCGGCTTCCCGCCGGTCGGCAGGCTGGTGATCTTCGTGCTGCCGCCCGAGGAGGCCGCCGAGCCGCCGCTGTTGCCGGCCAGCGAGACGCCGAGGACGGCGAGGCCGGCGACCACCACCACGGCGCCGCCGATCGAGGCGATCCGGATGTTCCGCTTGCGCTTCGCCTCGGCGGCGCGCTGGGCGGCTATCTTCTCCTGCGCACTGCGGCGGCGCTCCGCCTTGGTGGGCTTCTTCTGCTGCGACATGGGTCCTCGTGGGGGAGGGGCGAGTGGATACGCACGGCGACGGCGGTCAGATTAGCCGATTGATCCGTGAACGGATCCATTGATGCGTAAGTGAAACCAAGCCACGAGGGTGGTGACGGTGGGCGCGGCGCCGGAAAGACCGGGGCAGGTCAGTAGCCGGCGGCGATGGCGATGATCTCGGCGACGGTCTTGGGGTGCGAGAGGAAGGGCGAGTGGCTGGAGTCCGGCAGCTCGTGGACCTGGCCGGCGCGGACCGAGAGCTCGCGCTGCACCGGCGTCGGCGTCGCGTTGTCCCGGCCGGTCAGCACATACGTCGAGGGGATCGTCCGCCAGGCGACGGCGTTCGGGGACTGGCGGAGCACGGTGGCCGACATCGGCCGCAGATGGCGGACCGCCTCCGCGGCGGCGGCCGGGTCGAGGTCGGCGCAGAAGAGGGTGGCCGCCCGCTCGGGCTTCACCGTCACCGTGCCGTCCTCGCCGAACTCGAGGTCGGCGGGCGGATCGAGGATGTCCGGCCCCGGGTCGGGCACCGCGTAGCCGACCAGTGTCTCGCCCTCGTCGGCCATGTAGGCGCAGACGTAGACGAGGTGGCGGACGGCGGGGTGGCCGGCCGCGGCCTCGGTCGCGGGGATGCCGCCGTAGGAGTGGGCGACCAGCACGACGTCCCGGTAGGCGTCGAGGGTGCGGCGGATCTCGGCGGCGTCCGCGTGGAGGTCGCCCAGCGGGGCGCCGTCCGGACCGCTGCGGCAGCTGGGCAGGTCCACGGTGGTGGAGGGGATGCCGTCGCCGTCCAGCTCCTCGACCACGCGGTGCCAGGACCAGGGGCTGTGCCAGGCGCCGTGGACGAGCACCACGGTGCGGCCGGCGGGAACGCCATCGGCGGCGGCCATACGGATCTCCCTTCCGGGGCGGGGCCGTTGCGGGCCTTCGCGGGCGCGTACCCGCGGACGGGCGGACGTGCGGACGGGCGTGGACATGCTTTCACCGGACCGGCGCCCTGTCATCACTCAGGAGGAGCGGTGGGTCTCCCCGTGCGGGGCCGGGCAGTGGTCGCCGGCGCCGTCGCCCGCGCCGGGGGAGTCCTCCGGGCCGGGGGCGTCGTCCGGGGGGACCTCGCCGACGGTGAGGAGGCGCGGGGCGGCGTGGTCGACCTGAAGGGTCGTGTGGTCGATGTGCAGCTCGTCCCGAAGGGTGTGCTCCAGGCGCTGGCGCACCGCGTGGCAGTCCAGCCCGGGGGAGACCAGGACGTGGGCGGAGAGCGCGGGGAAGCCCGAGGTGATGGTCCAGATGTGCAGGTCGTGGACCTCGACCACGCCCGGCACGGCGGCCAGCGCGGAGCCCACCCGGGCCGGTTCCAGGCCCGCGGGCGCGCCCTCGAGGAAGATCTTCCATGACTCACCGACCAGGGCGTAGCCGGCCCGCAGCATCAGCGCGGCGACGATCAGGGAGGCGATCGCGTCGGCCCGGGCGAAGCCGGTCAGCATGACCACCAGACCGGAGGCGGCGGTGGCGATGAAGGCCCAGAGGTCGTTGAGGATGTGCTGGAAGGCGCCCTCGACGTTGAGGCTGGTGCGGTTGGCGCGGGAGAGCAGCCAGGCGGCGCCGATGTTGACCGCGATCCCGGCCAGCGAGGTGGCCAGCACGAGGCCGCCCTGCACGGCCGGCGGCTCGATCAGCCGGCGCACCGCCTCGATCACGAAGAGGACCACGAGCACCAGCAGGGTGATCCCGTTGATCTGCGCGGAGAGGATCTCCGCCCGCTTGAGGCCGTACGTCCAGCGGCCGCGCGCGGGGCGGGCGGCGAGCCGCATGGCGAGGAGGGCGAGGGCGATCGAGGCGGCGTCGGTGAGCATGTGGCCGGCGTCGGAGAGCAGCGCCAGCGAGTGGGCGGCGAGGCCGGCGGCGACCTCGGCCAGCATGTAGAGGACGATCAGGGAGAGGGCGCCGAGGAGGTAGCGCCGGTCGGCGTCGGCGGAGACGCCGTGCGCATGGCCGGCGTGCCCGGCGTGCCCGGCCTCGCCGTGCCCGGCGGGGCCGTCCTTGTGGTCGGGGTGTTCTCGGTGGGCCACCGCGGTCCCTCCCGTAGCTGCTGGGGGCACCACCCTAGCCGATACATGAACGGCCTTTCATACTTCGAAATGGTTGTCAGTTCCGGGGCTCAGCGGCGGCGCATCACGGCGGGCTCGTGCCGGCGCAGCAGACGGGACGTCAGCAGGGCGAAGCCCAGGCCCAGTACGAGGAGGACGGCGGCGTCCGCCGTCCACTGGCCCGCCGTGTGCGCCCAGAGCGGGTCGACGGACGACGGATGCGCGGGGTCGACCGGCGGCCCGATCCGCCGCAGGTCGATGGTGGCGGCCTGGGCGGCCACCGCCCACCGGGACGGCGAGAGCCAGGCCAGCTGGGCCAGCCCCACCTGGTTGAAGACCGGGAAGACCGTTCCGGTGAAGACCACCTGGCAGACCGTCACCAGCACCAGCAGCGGCATGGTCTTCTCCGCGGTCGCCACCACCGAGGAGATCACCAGGCCGATCAGCATCGAGACCACCGCCAGCACCACCACCGCGAGCACCAGCTCGGCCTCCGCCGGCTGGACGCGCAGCCCGTGGGCGGGCATCCGCCGCCCGAAGAGCCCGATCACCGCGAGGAGCAGGCCCTGAAGCGCCGTCACCACGCCCAGCACCAGCACCTTCGAGGTGAGATACGCCGAGCGGGAGAGCCCGGTGGCCCGCTCCCGCTCGTAGATCACCCGCTCCTTGACCAGCTCCCGGACGGCGTTCGCCGTCCCGGTCAGGCAGGCGCCGATGGCGAGGACCAGCAGCACCGAGACGGCGTCGGTGTTCCGGTTGGGCGCGCAGCCCGGCGCGACACCGGCCTGCGAGGCCGGCCCGAAGCCGGTGGCCGCCGGCACGGCCAGCGCCAGCAGGCCCATGATCAGCGGCAGGGCGACCAGCAGCCCGACGTAGCCGCGGTCAGCGGCGATCACCGCGCAGTACCGGCGGGTGAGGGTCGCGGTCTGGGCGGGCCAGCTCTGCGGTTTGGGCGGATGCGCGGCGACCCGCGCGGGCGCCGCTCCGGCGGACCGGCCGGGCCCGCCGGAGGCGCCGCCCGGCCCGCCGGACCGCGGCGGGGACGGGGTCTGCGCCTCGATGTCGGCGGCGAACATCTGGTAGTGGATCGAGCCGCGGTAGCGTTCGGCCCAGTCCAGGTCGGGGAAGGCGTCGAAGTCCTGGAAGACGTCCGCCCAGTCGGGCCGGCCGAAGAAGCGCAGGGCCTCCTCCGGCGGTCCGAAGTAGGCGGTCCGCCCGCCCGGGGCGAGCACCAGCACCCGGTCGCAGAGGTGGAGGTTGGCGACCGAGTGGGTGACCACCGCGACCGTCCGGCCCTCGTCGGCCAGGCCGCGGAGCATCGTCATCACCTGGCGGTCCAGCCCCGGGTCGAGACCCGAGGTGGGCTCGTCGAGGAAGATCAGGGACGGCTTGGTGAGCAGCTCCAGGGCGACCGACACCCGCTTGCGCTGGCCGCCGGAGAGTGCGGTGATCCGGTTGCCGGCCCGCTCGGTGAGGGCGAGGCCGGCGAGCACCTCGTCGACCCGGCGCTCCCGCTCGGCCTCGTCGGTGTCGCCGGGGAAGCGCAGCCGGGCGGCGAAGAGCAACGCCCGGCGGACCGTCAACGGGGCGTGGAGGATGTCGTCCTGGGGGACGAGCCCGATCCGCTGGCGGAGCTCGGCGTAGTCGGCGTACAGGTCGCGGCCGTCGTAGCGGACCTCGCCGGAGTCGGCGGGGCGGTAGCCGGTGAGGGCGCGGAGCAGGGTGGACTTCCCGGAGCCGGACGGGCCGACCACGGCGACCAGCGACTTCTCGGGCATGGCCAGGCTCACCCGGTCCAGCAGCACCTTCTGCCGCTCACCCTTGCCGACCCGGACGGTGAGGGCCCGGGCGGTGAAGGTGACCTCGCCGGTGTCGACGAACTCCTCCAGGCGGTCGCCGACCAGGCGGAAGGAGGAGTGGGCGATGCCGACCGTGTCGGCCGGGCCGATCGGGGTCCTGCGCTGGATCCGGGCGCCGTTGACGTAGGTGCCGTTGTGGCTGTCCAGGTCGGCGATCTCGTAGCCGCCCTCGGGGGTGCGGCGGAGCTCGGCGTGGTGGCGGGAGGCGATCAGGTCGGCGACCACCAGGTCGTTGTCCGGGGCGCGGCCGATCCGCAGCACGGGGGCGGCCTGGCCGAGGTCCAGGACCATGCTGGGGCCGCGGGCGCCGACCAGGTCGGGGGCCGGCAGGCCGGGCTCCGACGCGGCGTCGAGGTCGTGGTCCAGGTCGTGGTCGGGCCCGGGGGGTCCGACGGCGACGGTGGGCGGCGAACCGGCGCCCGCCGGGGCCTCGGCGCCCGCCGCGGCCCCGGTACGGAAGCGGAGGCGCGGGCCGTCGACGCCGGAGCCGAGCCGGACCACCGACCCTGGCGGCACGGGGACGCGGTGCACCGGGCGGCGGGCGACGAAGGTGCCGTTGGTGCTGGACAGATCGGTGAGGACCCAGGCGTCGGCGCCCGGGCCGCCGGCCGGATCGGGTTCGATCCGCGCGTGCTGCCAGGAGACGCGCGAGTCGCTGAGCACGATGTCGGACGCGGGGTCGCGGCCGACGGAGTGGGTGCGGCCGGGGACCAGTGTGTGCGGCCCCGCCTGGGTGTCGACGATCATCGACGAGCCTCCCCCTGCTGCCTGCTGCGCCTCGCCGGCCCCCGGGGGCGCTGCCCGGCGTGCCGGCCCTCGCCACAGGTTGACCGATGCCCGGGGCGCGGGGCAGCGGCCGGGGGAGGGTGTGTGGTGCGGCTACGTCAGAGGGGGGAGGGCGGGGCCGTCGGTCCGCCGGGGTGGGTGACCGGGTCCGGAACGGGGGCCCGCAGGTAACGCTGGATCACCGGTCCCGCCCAGCCGACGAGTTGGGCCCGGCTGAGGGCGACCATCGGGGGCATCCGGATCAGCAGCCTGGTCAGCGCGAGGCCCAGCAGCTGGGAGGCGATCAGGGTGGTGCGCGCCGGTGCCTCCGCCGGGTCCGCGACCAACTGCGAGATCCATGGGGTGAGTTGGCCGCTGACGATCCGCCGGGCCTGCTCCGCGACCTCCTCGTTGGTGGCCGCCGCGCGCAGCAGGGCGGCCAGCGCCTCGCCGCTCTCGCCCTCCCACAGGCCGAGGAAGTGCGCCGCGAGGACGTGGCCGGCGCTCTCCTCCTGGATCGCGGCCGGGTCGGGCAGGCGCAGGTCGAGGGCGACGGCGGCGCCGAAGAGGCCGGCCTTGCTGCCGTAGTACCGGATCACCATCGCCGGGTCGATCCCGGCGTCCGCGGCGATGGAGCGGATGGTGGCCCGCTCGTAGCCGTCGGCACCGAAGCGGACCCGGGCCGCGGCGAGGATCGCAGCCCGGGTGGCGTCC contains the following coding sequences:
- a CDS encoding VOC family protein; the protein is MAAAPAQKITTFLMFEGRAEEAMTFYLSLFEDAEMIDITRYGAEGPGPEGSVLHAVFALAGQRFMAIDSHVHHEFGFTPSMSLWVECADEAEIDRLYAALSEGGQALMPIGSYGFSRRFGWVNDRFGVSWQLTLP
- a CDS encoding copper chaperone PCu(A)C, with translation MRRPSPDDSAAWTDLSALSLDELEAEAERLERAAARRRAGRARRALLWQAPVLALAAVLLLVWGRLPGSDASASAVATPPSAATRPVISLSQAHLDAPARPGAPAYAYVTIRNEGGVADRLVNATTPWAAAVAVQGTGGSPWLTIPPHSTVTLRATAARLALTHLKRTPRPGDTVQIDLAFATSGTVYTFSPVGPASSLTVHAVMEAMKHMDELPPANGD
- a CDS encoding cation diffusion facilitator family transporter, with protein sequence MAHREHPDHKDGPAGHGEAGHAGHAGHAHGVSADADRRYLLGALSLIVLYMLAEVAAGLAAHSLALLSDAGHMLTDAASIALALLAMRLAARPARGRWTYGLKRAEILSAQINGITLLVLVVLFVIEAVRRLIEPPAVQGGLVLATSLAGIAVNIGAAWLLSRANRTSLNVEGAFQHILNDLWAFIATAASGLVVMLTGFARADAIASLIVAALMLRAGYALVGESWKIFLEGAPAGLEPARVGSALAAVPGVVEVHDLHIWTITSGFPALSAHVLVSPGLDCHAVRQRLEHTLRDELHIDHTTLQVDHAAPRLLTVGEVPPDDAPGPEDSPGAGDGAGDHCPAPHGETHRSS
- a CDS encoding alpha/beta fold hydrolase → MAAADGVPAGRTVVLVHGAWHSPWSWHRVVEELDGDGIPSTTVDLPSCRSGPDGAPLGDLHADAAEIRRTLDAYRDVVLVAHSYGGIPATEAAAGHPAVRHLVYVCAYMADEGETLVGYAVPDPGPDILDPPADLEFGEDGTVTVKPERAATLFCADLDPAAAAEAVRHLRPMSATVLRQSPNAVAWRTIPSTYVLTGRDNATPTPVQRELSVRAGQVHELPDSSHSPFLSHPKTVAEIIAIAAGY
- a CDS encoding MFS transporter; translation: MTGSDPAGPRDIGRRRWLMLALGLASQAAACVFIYGVPYLVPELRAAERLSLAQSGTVVAAPTVGLVVALIAWGAAADRYGERVVLTAGLGLATAALLAGLAVHGAVLLWVVFFLAGAAGACVSAASGRVVMGWFSARERGLAMGIRQTATPLGMGVAAVAVPPLAAGHGVHGALLFTAVLTAAVTVAVGLWVVDPPRAAERGRAAEAPRPASPYRSTPALWRIHGSSALLVWPQFTVSAFGLVYLVDVEHWDAAGAGRLMAVGQLLGALGRIAVGRWSDRVGSRLRPIRRLAVANAVLMAGLAVSGLGPSWLSIGLLVAACGLTAGTNGLAFTSTAELAGPEWAGRALGVQNTGQNLTASLTPPLAGELIGAAGYPPAFALAAVFAAAAAFVTPSDRGLRPGYGRVSCQETPKRSFTQPNLRLKP
- a CDS encoding TetR/AcrR family transcriptional regulator; translated protein: MPPADPRPAHRPTEPGRSAEPREPAEPREPAEPREPAEPGKPAGSREPAEPRKPARTARRSDATRAAILAAARVRFGADGYERATIRSIAADAGIDPAMVIRYYGSKAGLFGAAVALDLRLPDPAAIQEESAGHVLAAHFLGLWEGESGEALAALLRAAATNEEVAEQARRIVSGQLTPWISQLVADPAEAPARTTLIASQLLGLALTRLLIRMPPMVALSRAQLVGWAGPVIQRYLRAPVPDPVTHPGGPTAPPSPL
- a CDS encoding MFS transporter yields the protein MSEQSPPQASGHRRRAAVASTVGTAIEWYDFFLYGTAAALVFPHVFFPSHAQYTGVLASFATQFVGFAARPLGAAVFGHFGDRVGRKSTLIITLLLMGLGTALMGVLPGYDSIGLGAPILLVVLRIVQGLGVGGEWGGSVLLSMEWGKSGRRGLMASWPQLGVPIGLLVSTAMVRWMSSATGGNFVHWGWRIPFLASVVLVAIGLYVRLRVLESPAFDRLKEERTVVRQPLWEVIRRQPREILTAAFVRMSEQAPFYIFITFVLTYGTEHLAYSRNQLLNDTLVAAAVGLFTVPFCGYLSDRFGRRLIYGIGILCTALFTFPYFGLLDTQKTGMALLAIVVSLIFHDIQYGPQAALIAEGFGANVRYSGAGLGYQLASVIAGGPAPLIAVAILDGTGSSTWISVYIIGCCVCSAIALWLIPHRDTSAPPAANLVEQRAQEPPAAPATATAE
- a CDS encoding FHA domain-containing protein, whose amino-acid sequence is MIVDTQAGPHTLVPGRTHSVGRDPASDIVLSDSRVSWQHARIEPDPAGGPGADAWVLTDLSSTNGTFVARRPVHRVPVPPGSVVRLGSGVDGPRLRFRTGAAAGAEAPAGAGSPPTVAVGPPGPDHDLDHDLDAASEPGLPAPDLVGARGPSMVLDLGQAAPVLRIGRAPDNDLVVADLIASRHHAELRRTPEGGYEIADLDSHNGTYVNGARIQRRTPIGPADTVGIAHSSFRLVGDRLEEFVDTGEVTFTARALTVRVGKGERQKVLLDRVSLAMPEKSLVAVVGPSGSGKSTLLRALTGYRPADSGEVRYDGRDLYADYAELRQRIGLVPQDDILHAPLTVRRALLFAARLRFPGDTDEAERERRVDEVLAGLALTERAGNRITALSGGQRKRVSVALELLTKPSLIFLDEPTSGLDPGLDRQVMTMLRGLADEGRTVAVVTHSVANLHLCDRVLVLAPGGRTAYFGPPEEALRFFGRPDWADVFQDFDAFPDLDWAERYRGSIHYQMFAADIEAQTPSPPRSGGPGGASGGPGRSAGAAPARVAAHPPKPQSWPAQTATLTRRYCAVIAADRGYVGLLVALPLIMGLLALAVPAATGFGPASQAGVAPGCAPNRNTDAVSVLLVLAIGACLTGTANAVRELVKERVIYERERATGLSRSAYLTSKVLVLGVVTALQGLLLAVIGLFGRRMPAHGLRVQPAEAELVLAVVVLAVVSMLIGLVISSVVATAEKTMPLLVLVTVCQVVFTGTVFPVFNQVGLAQLAWLSPSRWAVAAQAATIDLRRIGPPVDPAHPSSVDPLWAHTAGQWTADAAVLLVLGLGFALLTSRLLRRHEPAVMRRR